The genomic segment TTTTTTTCACCAATGTTTCTTCCTCTTCATTGAATCGATAAACGGAGGTTTTTGCAAATGCCTGAAGTTTTGAAACCGGATGCATGATCGAGATAATCATAACCGCCACATAAAGAGACTTCTTAAATCCTTGAGAGCAAATCAAAGAATCTTGGTTCATTTTTGAAATTCGGTTGCTTTGAAGAATCTGTTTTGAAAGGCTGTAAGAAAAGCAAAGGTTATCTTCTATGAAGGGATAAGTTTTTCCTACGGCGTTGTTATAGATGCTTAAGACAATCGTTATAAAGCTTTTCTTTATCAACCGCAACAGCCCCTACTTCGGCACACACGATGCCCGCTGCGATATTTGCCATTCGAGTTGCTTGAAGAATTGGCATACCCGCAGCAAGCCCGGTAGAAAGCACACCGATAACGGTATCGCCTGCGCCAGAAACATCCGCAACTTCCAACGCCATAGTCGGAATGTGAATCGGTGATTTTTCAAAAACTGTTACGCCCTTTTCGCTTCGCGTCAGTACAATTGCTTTGGCTTTTGTTTTGGCTTGCAAGAGTTTGCAAGCTTTTGCAATGTTTTCATCGGTATTCGAAAATTTAATCCCTAAAGCATCGGAGGTTTCTTTTAAGTTGGGCTTAAATACTGTCACGCCTTGATAAGCAAAAAAGTTATCATGTTTAGGATCTACGGCAATGGGAATATCATTCTTTTTGGCAAATGTGATAACCTTTGTGATGAGAGACGGTGTCAAAACGCCTTTGTTGTAGTCTTCCAAAATAATGGCGTGCAAGCCTTTGGAATTTTCTTTGAGGTGAGTAAGAATCAAAGTTTCCACTTTTTGTGAAATTCCTTTTCGTTCCTCAGAGTCAATTCGGACAATATGATGATTTTGAGCGATTACACGGGTTTTGCAGGTTGTTGGCCGAGCTTCGTCGGTCACCAAAAACTCACCGGTTAAACCCGAGCTTTCCAATTCCTGTTTTAGAAGCTGGGCTTCATCGTCTTTACCTATGACACCAATCAACATTGCTTTTGCACCTAAAGCATGAATATTAATCGCGACATTGGCGGCACCGCCTAAACGATAACTTTGCGAAGAGACATCGATAATCGGAACCGGTGCCTCAGGAGAAATTCTGGAAACCTTCCCAAAAATGTATTTATCGAGCATAACATCCCCAATAACGGCGATGGTCAACTCTTGAAAGGACTTGAATAGACGGGAAAGTGATGACGAATTCATAACCTAATCTTCAAATTTGGGGCGCAATATACAATCGCTTCACTATTACAAATATCGATTTCTCATATCAAAATGGGCAGTGTTTGGGTTCAAATAATATGCGTTTGGATTCTGTTGGAATATTTATATTCCAAAAAGTAACATTCATTTTAACACTTTTTTCTATCCGGTTTTTTTATAACCCAATAGATGATATAGGCGAATGCGTGCTCTGATTTTAAGCACCTTTGGCTTAATGCACTATCGAATGAGGGTTATCAATTATTTAATAGAAAAAGTTGATTCCGATGACAAATAAAATTCATATTCTCGATCAAGTTGGGCTTGATAATGCCGTATTGCAACACGGTTTGATTCTCTTGAATCATGTTTTTGAGTATCATTCCCCGCTTGAGTGCAAGCATTTTTTGGAAGAAACGCTCCATTCAGATTCCTTAAGTGATTCGAAATTCTTACTTCTTGTTGATCCGTTTACTTTTCACCGTGCTAAACGGCTGGTTCCTTTCCAATTGGAAAAAAACATTGCGATTGTTGTTATTGCGTCACATCACGAATTAGAAACTGAGTTTGATTGCACCGAGGTTTTGGGGTCAAACGAAGTGATTGATGTTGTTGAGGCACCAATAAGCCCAAATTCATTCTCAATCATCCTTCGGCGGGCAGAGCTCCACTTTCAAAATCAGCATCGTTTTGATCTTTTGAGCCTTGATTCACTCGAGCAGAGAAATGAACTAAAAAAACTCAACGATCTTGGGATTGCGCTTTCGGTTGAGCAAGATGTGGTGAAGCTATTGGATATGATACTGACGGTGAGTATGGAATTCACCAATGCAGACGCGGGCAGTATGTATATCGTTGAGGATAAGCAAGGTGTTCAACCTGACCCTACCAACTACTTTACCAATAAGCAGTTTCGCTTTAAGCATGCCAAAAATTTCAGCCGCGAAGTTCCATTTAAGGAAATGACTTTTCCGATTACGAGAAACAGCATCGCAGGTTATACCGCACTCTCGGCTGAAACGCTCAATTTACCGGATGTGTATTTTATTCCACAAGGCTCTGAGTTTTCATTTGGCGGAAGAGGGTTTGATAGCGCAATTAACTATCGCACAAAATCGATGCTTGTCGTGCCGATGTTGAACCATCAAAAAGAAGTTATTGGGGTCATTCAATTGATTAATAAGAAGAAAGATGCCTCTCTTAAACTGAATACGCCGGAGGAAGCCGATTCCATCGTGATTCCATTTACAAGAAAAGATGAACGGCTTATTTCCTCTCTGGCCTCACAAGCAGCGGTTACGCTTGAAAATCAAATTCTATTTGAATCTCATAAAATTCTTCTTGAGTCTTTTATTCGTCTTATTGCAGAGGCGATTGATAAAAAGTCGGCTTATACCGGTGGCCATTGTAACCGTGTCCCGATTCTTACCGAAATGCTTGCCAAAGCGGCGGTGGAATCAACCTCTGAACCATTTAAGGAATTTTCACTCACCTCAGAACAGTGGTACGAATTGCATATCGCGGCGTGGCTACATGATTGCGGAAAAGTCGTAACGCCTGTGCATGTAATGGATAAAGCTACCAAACTTGAAACCATTTACGACCGAATCAATACTGTCAAAGCCAGATTTGAGGTTTTGAAAAGAGATGCCCAAATTGATTACTTGACGGCACTCCAGCGAAACGGCAAATCTCACGATCAGATTGATGCCGAGTATCAGGCGACTTTGAAATCGATTGAAGAGGATTCGAAATTTATTGAGGAAGTCAATATTGGCGGCGAATTTTTAAGTGATGAAAAAATCGCTCGAATTAAGTCCATCGGTGCTCGCAAAATTAAAATGAATGGCACTGAAACCACTTTGCTCACTGAAGAAGAAGTGTATAATCTTTCGATTCGCCGCGGAACACTTTCGAATGAAGAGCGGAAGATTATCAATGACCACATTGTTGTAACCATTGAAATGCTCGAAAAACTGCCTTTCCCACGTAATCTTTTACGGGTTCCGGAATATGCCGGAGGGCATCACGAAAAAATGGATGGTACCGGTTATCCGAAAGGGCTTACCAAAGATCAAATGTCAATTCCCGCAAGAATTATGGCAATTGCCGATGTTTTTGAAGCCTTAACCGCGGTTGACCGTCCGTATAAAAAAGGCAAAACGCTCAGCGAATCAATGAATATTATGGCCAAAATGAAAGAAGAACACCATCTTGACCCTGAGCTTTTAGACCTCTTTGTGACCTCAGGCGTATATAAAGAATATGCTAAAAAATTCATGCAGCCTGAACTGATCGATGAAGTTGATGAAACTCGAATTCTAAACGCGAAACCGAAACCCTCAAACGGTGAGGCAAAGCGCCCTGCAATGGCTCATTAACAAGCTTTACTTATGAGTACTGAAAGTAAAATTCTAATTATCGATCAAGTTGGGCTTGATCGAAATATCTTCCGTTCAGGCCTATCGATTTATGCAGAGAAATTTCATTATCTCGCTCCAAACGAACTTTCAGATTTCCTTGCCCGCTCAAAACATACCGGTCAAAACGCCCGTGTTTTGCTTTTGGTTGATGCCCTAACCTTTCACCGTTCAAAACGAATTCTTCCGTTTCATCTTGAAAGACAGTTGGCAATTGTTGTTATTGCTTCAAGAGAAGAGTTGGATGGCGATGCCTTCATTTCAAAGCTTTTGGGAACCAATGAAGTGGTTGATGTACTTGAAATGCCGGTCAGTGCCAATGAAATCTCTCTTATGCTTCGGCGCACGGAAGTTTATTTTGAAGAAAAACATCAATTTGATGAATTGAGCCGGGAGTTTTCAGAGCAGCGCGATGAAATGAAAAAATTAAATGAAATCGGAATCGCGCTTTCGGTTGAGCAAGACATCACACGGCTTTTGGATATCATTCTGACCATTAGTATGGAACTGACGGGTGCCGATGGCGCAAGTCTTTATCTCGTTGAAGAGAAACAGGATACTCAGTTTGATAAAGCGAACTTTTTTTACAATAAACAGTTTCGATTCCGGCACGCCAAAAACTTCAGCCGCGAAGTTCCTTTTAAGGAAATGACAATGCCGATTACGCCCAACAGCATTGCCGGTTATGCCGCTTTATCTCATAATCCTATCAATTTACCCGATGTGTATTTCCTTTCCCCGGGGGTTCCATATTCGTTTGGTGGGCGAGGGTTTGATCAGGTTATCAACTATCGCACCAAATCAATGCTCGTTGTCCCAATGCTTAACCGAGAGCAAGAAACGATTGGGGTTATTCAACTCATGAACAAAAAATCGGTTGAAGGCGCAAAGCTTGGTGCACCCGATGAGGCCGATCACCTTTTCATTCCTTTTTCCAAGAAAGATGAAAACTTAATTTATTCCCTTGCCTCTCAAGCCGCCGTGGCGTATGAAAATCGGCAGTTATATGACAGCATTCAAACGCTTTTCGAAGGATTTATTAAAGCCTCAGTGACGGCCATCGAATCGCGAGACCCCACGACCTCCGGTCACTCCGAGCGGGTTGCCCTTTTTACTGTTGGGCTTGCGGAAACTCTGAATAAAATTGAAACCGGAACATTCAAAGACCTGAAGTTTTCTGCCAAGGAAATTCGGGAAATTAAATATGCCTCACTTTTGCATGACTTTGGCAAAATCGGCGTTCGCGAAAATGTCTTGATAAAATCAAAGAAACTTTACGAAACCGAAATCATTCAAATCAAAAATCGTTTTGAAATTCTTCGTCGCTCAATCGAAGGAAATATTACCAAAAAGAAACTCCAAATTCTCTTGGAAAAGGGGCGCGAAGAAGGCTACGCCGAACTTGCTGCATTGGATAAGCAATCGGCCGATGAACTGGCTCAGCTTGATAGTTACCTTGATTTTATTATCAAAACCAATGAACCCACAGTTCTAAAAAGTGAAGGCTTTGGGATGCTTCAACAAATTCGTCAAAAAGAATATTCGTTTGAAGATTTCAGCCACCCCTGCCTTACCGATGAGGAAGTTCGCCGTCTTTCGATTCCCAAAGGAAGTTTGGATGATAGTGAACGGAAAGAAATTGAATCGCATGTGGTTTATACTTACCGCTTTCTTAAACAAATTCCTTGGACTAACGATTTGCGAAATGTCCCTGAAATAGCCTACGGCCACCACGAAAAGCTCGATGGCACCGGTTACCCGCAGCGGCTTGCAGGACAAAGCATTTTAATTCAATCGCAAATGATGTCTATTGCCGATATCTATGATGCACTCACCGCTCGCGACCGCCCGTATAAACCGGCAGTTCCTGTTGAACGCGCTCTCGATATTTTGCGAAAAGAATTTGTAGATCGTGGCCAAATTGATCGTGGGCTTTTTGACGTATTTGTAGATGCAAAAGTCTATGTAGTTCCGGAGTAAAACATTTTAGCCACCGAAGTTCTATGTCCTCTCAGTCAAACCCGAAGCGATTTCGAATCAATTCTTCTCGGCATCTTTCTTCCAACTTTCTCTCCATTCTCTGCCCAAGGCTTTGTATTGTCTGCGAAAGAATCTTGCCAACTGATGTCAACGCACTTTATAAAAATTACCTTTGTCAATATTGCTTTCAAGACCTTGATCGAATGGATTTGCCCGGTGAGTCACGAAAACGTGTATTCGATCGAGCGAAAAAGCATTTTGTGGGTTTGGTTCCGTTTGATGATGCCTTCGTAGGGTTTCAGTTTCATAAACAAGGCAAATTGCAACGCGTCATTCATGCATTTAAATATGAAGGTATTTCTGGCGTGGCAGAAGCGATGGGAGAAGTTTTAGCCGAGATGTTTATCAGGGAAAGGATGGAAGATGAGCAACCGGTTCCTTATGACTCGGTTGTGGCCCTACCGCTTCATCGATTAAGACAAATCGAACGCGGATATAACCAAGCAGAGTCAATTGCAGTCGGCGTCGCGCGTCGGTTTGGCTTAGAAGTAAACGAGCTCCTTTACCGAACCCGTTATACCGAAACGCAAACAGGCTTTGATGCTGCAGATCGGAAAAGAAATATGACTGACGTTTTTCGAATTCGCTCATCGCAATTGGCTCATAAGCGTGTCATTTTGGTGGACGATGTTCTAACAACCGGTTCGACGCTTGTATCTGCTGCGGAAACCCTCAAAAAAGGCGGCGTTGAAAAGGTGATGATAATGACTTTGGCTCTCGCGGCTGAATAATCGTTCAATTTCTTTTTCAATCGGTGCGATCAATTAAATTTGCAGCTCATTTTTAAGTATGTCAAAAGAGCTGAATTCATTTTCTGAGAAACGACAAGACTCGGTCATTGCTGAATGGGCGTTGCTTCAAGCCCCGCTGAATTATCAGTATTTGAAGCAGCATTTTATTCCACCACCGCATTTTGAAAAGGCCACGCTTGATGGTTACATCACAGATCCGAATTTCCTATCGCAAGCCGAGGCGGTTGCTTCATTAAAAAAATTTTTGACTGAATTCAGAGAACACGCCAAAAGAAAACGCCAAAGTGAAAAGTATTTTGGATGGCTGAGTCGCAAGCCGTCCCCCGCTTCGCTTCAAGGGCTATATCTGGATGGGATTTTTGGGGTCGGGAAAACCCATCTTTTGGCCTCGCTTTTTCATGCGGCAGAGGGTAAAAAGGCTTATCTCTCATTTACAGAATTGGTTTACTTGGTTGGGCTTCAAGGACTTGAGGCTCTCGTAGAAGAATTCGCTCAATATGATTTAATCTGTATTGATGAATTCGAATTAGACGACCCGGGAAATACCACAATGTCGCTCGGCTTTTTAGAGCGGGTTATTGCACGAGGAGGAATTTTTGCGGCAACTTCCAATACGCCTCCATATCGGCTGGGCGAGGGGCGATTCGACGCACGAAATTTTCAGCGAGAAATCAAAGAGATGGCTTCACGGTTTAAGGTAATTCCGATTGATGGACTGGATTTTCGGTTGCATAAATTTCGCAAACAAGGGGTGGATCAAATGGAATATCGTTCTAATCCCTTAGAACTCGGTTCACGCTGGAATTGCGAAGATATCGAGTCTTGCTTCAATTCCTTCAAACCCTTGAATTCTAAACACGCCATCATTTTAAGCTTAAGTGCGCTCTTAGACCATCTGCGCCGATTTCACCCGATGCACTGTATTCAATTGGCTGAAGCTCATGCTGGCATTTTCATTAAAGAAATGGACCAAATTTCACATCAATACGATGCGCTTCGTTTCGTTTATTTCATCGATAAATGCTACGATCACGAGGTTTCAATTTTCACATCAGGCAATTTGCCCTTGCCTTCTTTATTTCCGGAAGAGTTCTATCAATCCGCCTACGCAAAAAAATATTTGCGCTGTGTTTCACGCCTTTCCGAAATTTGCAATTCATTCTAAAGGATACTATCTCCTTAAATACCATATTTATTCCACATTTATTCGTTTTCGTAGGGCTTCTTCTGCCTCTCACCTCTCGCCAAAAGAAACCTTCAATCGGCAATTTGCGTAAAGCGGTTTGCAAAATGAATCACCGTTGGCGGAGGATTAATACCTTTAAATGCTTCGTCAATTTTTTTTCTTTTTGTACTTTTTATTCCAATTTGATATCAGTTTGAATTCACAAATTTCTTACGATGAAATACTTCACAAAAGCGCATTCATATTTACTTTCTCTGAATCTTTTTTTCATTTTCTTTTTATTGGGTTGTGACTCCGGCTCTACACCCGATAGCACTCAACGCATGCAAGATTCCGGGTCGCTTTATGCCCAAGTTCCCAATCAAAATGCATTGAATAGTTCCACTCAGCCTGCCAAGCCTGAAAGCAATGGCGATGCACAAATGAATATTCTTACTTCGCGAAAGAATGCAATCACAACAGCAGTTGCTTATGCAAGCCCTGCTGTCGTTGGGATTAATGTGACCGAAGTTCGCGAATATGTCGTTCGTGATCCGTTCAGTTTATTTTTTAATGATCCGTTTTTCAGCCCTTATATGAACCGACCCAATCGAAAGTTCAAGCAGGAAGTGAAGAGTTTAGGATCGGGCTTTTTTATTACGAAAGACGGCTATATCGTCACAAATTCGCATGTGGTCAATAATGCTTCAAAAGTCGTTGTAACCACAACGGAAGGCAAGCAACTACAGGCCACAATTGTCGGGATTGATGAAATCACCGATTTGGCGCTTCTTAAAGTAGATGGCGAGCATCCCTTTCTTACCTTTGCCAATTCTGATGAGGTGATGGTTGGTGAATGGGCGATTGCTATTGGAAATCCATTTGGGCTTTTTGATATTAATGATAAACCAACGGTAACCGTCGGCGTGGTTTCCTCTATTGGATTAAACTTTCCTGATGTTGATAACCGTTCTTATCGTGGGATGATTCAGACCGATGCAGCAATTAACAGCGGGAATTCCGGCGGGCCGCTGATCAATGCAAATGGAGAGGTTATTGGTGTAAATACCTTTATTTATACCGGCGGTGGCTCAGGCAGTATTGGAATCGGATTTTCAATTCCGGCCAAGCGTGTACAACAAATCATTGGCGAACTTCGAGCGAAGGGAAAAATTGAGCGTTCATTCCGAACGGGAATTAGTGTTCAAATGATTGATGCCGGTCTCGCAAAACTGTTTGATCTTGAATCCAACTCGGCCGTTGTTGTTTCTAATGTAGAAAAGAAATCTCCCGGAGAGAAAGCGGGCGTTAAAGCCGGCGATGTGATACTTGAAGCCAACGGTGTTAAAATCAAAAGCGAACAAGATGTTATTGCTGCCATTCGTGAGATGCGAGCAGGAGAAATCCTAAAATTGAAGATTTTACGCGAAAAGAAAATTTTAGATGTTTCGGTTCAACTTGAAAAGTAAGTGCTATGCCAAAAGTTGTGCGTAAAAAAAGT from the Chloroherpetonaceae bacterium genome contains:
- a CDS encoding phosphoribosyltransferase family protein encodes the protein MSSQSNPKRFRINSSRHLSSNFLSILCPRLCIVCERILPTDVNALYKNYLCQYCFQDLDRMDLPGESRKRVFDRAKKHFVGLVPFDDAFVGFQFHKQGKLQRVIHAFKYEGISGVAEAMGEVLAEMFIRERMEDEQPVPYDSVVALPLHRLRQIERGYNQAESIAVGVARRFGLEVNELLYRTRYTETQTGFDAADRKRNMTDVFRIRSSQLAHKRVILVDDVLTTGSTLVSAAETLKKGGVEKVMIMTLALAAE
- the zapE gene encoding cell division protein ZapE translates to MSKELNSFSEKRQDSVIAEWALLQAPLNYQYLKQHFIPPPHFEKATLDGYITDPNFLSQAEAVASLKKFLTEFREHAKRKRQSEKYFGWLSRKPSPASLQGLYLDGIFGVGKTHLLASLFHAAEGKKAYLSFTELVYLVGLQGLEALVEEFAQYDLICIDEFELDDPGNTTMSLGFLERVIARGGIFAATSNTPPYRLGEGRFDARNFQREIKEMASRFKVIPIDGLDFRLHKFRKQGVDQMEYRSNPLELGSRWNCEDIESCFNSFKPLNSKHAIILSLSALLDHLRRFHPMHCIQLAEAHAGIFIKEMDQISHQYDALRFVYFIDKCYDHEVSIFTSGNLPLPSLFPEEFYQSAYAKKYLRCVSRLSEICNSF
- a CDS encoding trypsin-like peptidase domain-containing protein, encoding MKYFTKAHSYLLSLNLFFIFFLLGCDSGSTPDSTQRMQDSGSLYAQVPNQNALNSSTQPAKPESNGDAQMNILTSRKNAITTAVAYASPAVVGINVTEVREYVVRDPFSLFFNDPFFSPYMNRPNRKFKQEVKSLGSGFFITKDGYIVTNSHVVNNASKVVVTTTEGKQLQATIVGIDEITDLALLKVDGEHPFLTFANSDEVMVGEWAIAIGNPFGLFDINDKPTVTVGVVSSIGLNFPDVDNRSYRGMIQTDAAINSGNSGGPLINANGEVIGVNTFIYTGGGSGSIGIGFSIPAKRVQQIIGELRAKGKIERSFRTGISVQMIDAGLAKLFDLESNSAVVVSNVEKKSPGEKAGVKAGDVILEANGVKIKSEQDVIAAIREMRAGEILKLKILREKKILDVSVQLEK
- a CDS encoding HD domain-containing phosphohydrolase → MTNKIHILDQVGLDNAVLQHGLILLNHVFEYHSPLECKHFLEETLHSDSLSDSKFLLLVDPFTFHRAKRLVPFQLEKNIAIVVIASHHELETEFDCTEVLGSNEVIDVVEAPISPNSFSIILRRAELHFQNQHRFDLLSLDSLEQRNELKKLNDLGIALSVEQDVVKLLDMILTVSMEFTNADAGSMYIVEDKQGVQPDPTNYFTNKQFRFKHAKNFSREVPFKEMTFPITRNSIAGYTALSAETLNLPDVYFIPQGSEFSFGGRGFDSAINYRTKSMLVVPMLNHQKEVIGVIQLINKKKDASLKLNTPEEADSIVIPFTRKDERLISSLASQAAVTLENQILFESHKILLESFIRLIAEAIDKKSAYTGGHCNRVPILTEMLAKAAVESTSEPFKEFSLTSEQWYELHIAAWLHDCGKVVTPVHVMDKATKLETIYDRINTVKARFEVLKRDAQIDYLTALQRNGKSHDQIDAEYQATLKSIEEDSKFIEEVNIGGEFLSDEKIARIKSIGARKIKMNGTETTLLTEEEVYNLSIRRGTLSNEERKIINDHIVVTIEMLEKLPFPRNLLRVPEYAGGHHEKMDGTGYPKGLTKDQMSIPARIMAIADVFEALTAVDRPYKKGKTLSESMNIMAKMKEEHHLDPELLDLFVTSGVYKEYAKKFMQPELIDEVDETRILNAKPKPSNGEAKRPAMAH
- the rfaE1 gene encoding D-glycero-beta-D-manno-heptose-7-phosphate kinase → MNSSSLSRLFKSFQELTIAVIGDVMLDKYIFGKVSRISPEAPVPIIDVSSQSYRLGGAANVAINIHALGAKAMLIGVIGKDDEAQLLKQELESSGLTGEFLVTDEARPTTCKTRVIAQNHHIVRIDSEERKGISQKVETLILTHLKENSKGLHAIILEDYNKGVLTPSLITKVITFAKKNDIPIAVDPKHDNFFAYQGVTVFKPNLKETSDALGIKFSNTDENIAKACKLLQAKTKAKAIVLTRSEKGVTVFEKSPIHIPTMALEVADVSGAGDTVIGVLSTGLAAGMPILQATRMANIAAGIVCAEVGAVAVDKEKLYNDCLKHL
- a CDS encoding HD domain-containing phosphohydrolase, encoding MSTESKILIIDQVGLDRNIFRSGLSIYAEKFHYLAPNELSDFLARSKHTGQNARVLLLVDALTFHRSKRILPFHLERQLAIVVIASREELDGDAFISKLLGTNEVVDVLEMPVSANEISLMLRRTEVYFEEKHQFDELSREFSEQRDEMKKLNEIGIALSVEQDITRLLDIILTISMELTGADGASLYLVEEKQDTQFDKANFFYNKQFRFRHAKNFSREVPFKEMTMPITPNSIAGYAALSHNPINLPDVYFLSPGVPYSFGGRGFDQVINYRTKSMLVVPMLNREQETIGVIQLMNKKSVEGAKLGAPDEADHLFIPFSKKDENLIYSLASQAAVAYENRQLYDSIQTLFEGFIKASVTAIESRDPTTSGHSERVALFTVGLAETLNKIETGTFKDLKFSAKEIREIKYASLLHDFGKIGVRENVLIKSKKLYETEIIQIKNRFEILRRSIEGNITKKKLQILLEKGREEGYAELAALDKQSADELAQLDSYLDFIIKTNEPTVLKSEGFGMLQQIRQKEYSFEDFSHPCLTDEEVRRLSIPKGSLDDSERKEIESHVVYTYRFLKQIPWTNDLRNVPEIAYGHHEKLDGTGYPQRLAGQSILIQSQMMSIADIYDALTARDRPYKPAVPVERALDILRKEFVDRGQIDRGLFDVFVDAKVYVVPE